One Natrinema halophilum genomic window carries:
- a CDS encoding ATP-binding protein yields the protein MERFVDREDELSRLRDCYESDDADMVVIFGRRRLGKTELVRESLTNRDDAILYQATETTRQIQLDAFVDVAAESFPGIDRIENEWESLLGYLADQDAVIVLDEFPYLIDADESLPSVIQRLWDQELRDTGVTLVLVGSSISMMEEATLLGNSPLYGRFTEKIDLHQLDFAAVRTFFPESYTPEQLLFAWGVFGGTPYYLDGIDLDGDLGTVIQQSLLSRQGFLHDEPEYVLRTELTEPNRYFAILKAIAAGNTTSNEIAQTVGIDGKQISTYTQKLERLRLVEREVPVTEDKTKSRRGRYRILDPLFRFWFRFVYGNEDRYERLGADAYETVIEPELADFVSQEFENRCQDILPDIYPELMFTDIGRWWYNEYEVDVVGFDADGTMVTGECKFTSAPLDYGALASLEDHTDEIRWSPDDGEVEHQYALFARNGFTQSVRDEASDRDDLQLFDLERIVDPSESK from the coding sequence ATGGAGCGATTCGTGGATCGGGAGGATGAACTCAGTCGGCTTCGAGACTGCTATGAGTCGGACGACGCTGATATGGTCGTGATTTTCGGGCGTCGTCGTCTCGGGAAAACCGAACTCGTCCGAGAGTCACTAACAAACCGCGATGACGCCATTCTGTACCAAGCGACTGAGACGACTCGGCAGATCCAGCTGGACGCGTTTGTGGACGTAGCGGCCGAGTCGTTTCCGGGGATCGACCGGATCGAGAACGAGTGGGAATCGCTGCTTGGGTACCTCGCTGACCAGGATGCAGTCATCGTGCTGGACGAGTTCCCGTACCTGATTGACGCCGACGAAAGCCTCCCATCTGTTATCCAGCGACTCTGGGATCAGGAGTTGCGTGACACGGGCGTGACGCTCGTGCTCGTGGGATCTTCGATCAGTATGATGGAGGAGGCGACACTCCTCGGGAACAGTCCGTTGTATGGTCGATTCACTGAGAAAATCGATCTCCACCAGCTCGACTTTGCTGCCGTGCGGACGTTCTTTCCCGAGAGCTATACCCCCGAACAGTTGCTGTTCGCGTGGGGCGTGTTTGGCGGGACACCGTATTATTTGGACGGCATCGATCTGGATGGTGACCTCGGGACAGTCATCCAGCAGTCGCTGCTGTCACGGCAGGGATTCCTGCACGACGAACCGGAATACGTGCTCCGTACTGAGCTGACGGAGCCGAATCGATACTTTGCCATCCTGAAAGCGATTGCCGCTGGGAACACGACCTCGAACGAGATCGCACAAACAGTCGGGATTGATGGCAAACAGATTTCGACGTACACGCAGAAACTGGAGCGGCTGCGATTGGTCGAACGTGAGGTTCCGGTGACAGAGGACAAGACGAAGTCACGCCGAGGGCGGTACCGGATTCTCGATCCGTTGTTCAGGTTTTGGTTCCGGTTCGTCTACGGGAACGAAGACCGCTACGAGCGATTGGGTGCCGACGCCTACGAGACGGTTATCGAACCGGAGCTGGCGGATTTCGTGAGCCAGGAGTTTGAAAATCGTTGTCAGGACATCCTCCCGGATATCTACCCCGAGCTGATGTTCACCGATATCGGCCGCTGGTGGTACAACGAGTACGAAGTGGATGTGGTTGGATTCGATGCAGACGGGACGATGGTAACGGGTGAGTGCAAGTTCACGTCCGCGCCACTTGATTACGGTGCGCTTGCCTCGCTTGAAGACCACACAGATGAGATTCGATGGTCGCCTGATGATGGTGAGGTAGAGCACCAGTATGCGCTGTTCGCGCGAAACGGGTTCACGCAATCTGTTCGTGATGAAGCGTCGGACCGTGACGACCTGCAGTTGTTCGACCTCGAACGGATCGTTGACCCAAGTGAGTCAAAGTAG
- a CDS encoding DUF429 domain-containing protein — translation MGSHVGVDWASGSWVVVEATTETTNVSTEPSLLNVWHEYRERANEILVDIPVHLESEGDRECDQEAKDFLGSRGSTVFWTPNSDAVTAGDYDVAVAKNTRGLGSHSWGLVPRIQEVNTLLDEFDTAHKTLYESHPEVCFKAYHGDNLPSKKSDAGFEVRKKCLIKNGGESFQPVIELADKRQANSQWHHRIQSGRVDDVLDAAIIALTARESAGSYSTLPKDADPACDPSIVYPGN, via the coding sequence ATGGGTTCACACGTCGGCGTGGATTGGGCAAGCGGATCATGGGTCGTTGTCGAAGCGACCACAGAGACCACCAACGTCAGTACAGAACCTTCACTGCTCAACGTCTGGCACGAATACAGGGAGCGAGCAAACGAGATCCTAGTGGATATCCCGGTTCACTTAGAAAGTGAGGGGGATCGAGAGTGTGATCAAGAAGCCAAGGACTTCCTCGGTTCGCGTGGCAGTACCGTCTTCTGGACACCGAACAGTGACGCAGTAACCGCAGGAGACTATGACGTGGCTGTAGCAAAGAATACCCGTGGGCTGGGAAGCCACAGCTGGGGCCTCGTCCCGCGTATCCAGGAAGTGAACACCTTACTAGATGAATTCGATACTGCACATAAGACACTCTACGAGAGCCATCCAGAGGTGTGCTTCAAAGCGTACCACGGCGACAATCTCCCGTCGAAGAAAAGCGACGCAGGCTTCGAAGTACGGAAAAAGTGTCTCATCAAGAATGGGGGCGAATCCTTCCAACCAGTAATAGAACTCGCTGACAAACGGCAAGCAAACAGCCAATGGCACCACCGAATCCAGTCTGGCCGCGTCGACGACGTCCTTGACGCCGCCATCATTGCCCTGACAGCACGGGAGTCTGCCGGCTCCTACTCAACCCTCCCAAAGGATGCTGACCCCGCCTGTGACCCTTCCATTGTCTATCCCGGCAACTAA
- a CDS encoding winged helix-turn-helix transcriptional regulator → MPNDTSNTSDNETETVGNLEKTSNSGSEYPDQNSKSVDATEDTKPDDEPETEIDHQKVRDFFQKKGAVEIVAQLADGPKRFSEIDDALVVSHGTVASRLTEGAKTGLWKEYFQYPDDGGKIKLYQLNPEAEDLADIAQHNNIAETTERKRQATEQHADAVSNFQDEITTDNSEE, encoded by the coding sequence ATGCCGAACGACACCTCAAACACCTCTGATAACGAAACAGAGACTGTCGGGAATTTAGAAAAAACCAGCAACTCGGGCTCTGAATACCCTGATCAGAACAGTAAGTCCGTAGACGCTACTGAAGATACAAAACCGGATGATGAACCGGAAACCGAGATTGATCATCAGAAGGTCAGAGACTTCTTCCAGAAGAAAGGCGCAGTAGAAATCGTCGCTCAGCTCGCTGATGGTCCCAAGCGATTCAGCGAAATCGATGATGCACTCGTGGTGAGTCACGGCACGGTTGCAAGTCGGCTCACCGAAGGTGCCAAAACTGGACTCTGGAAAGAGTATTTCCAATACCCAGATGATGGCGGGAAAATCAAGCTATACCAACTCAACCCTGAAGCTGAAGACCTCGCTGATATCGCCCAACACAACAATATCGCTGAGACAACGGAACGCAAACGACAGGCCACCGAACAACACGCCGATGCTGTCTCGAACTTCCAAGACGAGATCACAACAGACAACTCTGAAGAATAG
- a CDS encoding tyrosine-type recombinase/integrase, with translation MPKLPDKIETLHTRIEKSETLSPEEKDALLKFSSELGVHNYSEGRWTKLLQHCTMMAGDSSKYSPDEIPEPDLVEIIGESKKEKEAAKKYVSWINANYDSEESKRDHRVALRVFGGHITEGDYEDEKPSSIEWISADLPRDYNPKPDPTKMWWWDEHIVPVLDNAKHARNKAAVAVSWDAGTRSEEFRELTVGDVSDHKYGMEITVDGKRGRRSIVLITSVPYLKRWLEVHPRGNEPDAPLWSDLDTGRDVSYNMKLKMLRAPVKRAVDNGDLRKPSKIEFTRMRKSSASYLARKNVSQNHIEKHHGWVENSDEARRYINVFREDTAREVARTHGADVSEDEIEDIGPVECPR, from the coding sequence ATGCCAAAGCTGCCAGACAAGATCGAAACACTCCACACGCGGATTGAGAAATCGGAGACTCTGTCACCAGAGGAGAAAGACGCCCTTCTCAAGTTCTCCTCAGAACTCGGGGTCCACAATTACTCTGAGGGCCGATGGACAAAGCTCCTCCAACACTGTACGATGATGGCTGGGGATTCGTCCAAATATTCGCCAGATGAAATACCTGAGCCAGATTTAGTAGAAATCATCGGAGAGTCAAAGAAAGAGAAAGAGGCCGCAAAGAAATACGTCAGTTGGATCAACGCAAACTATGATAGCGAAGAATCGAAACGTGACCATCGGGTCGCGCTTCGAGTGTTTGGTGGGCACATAACAGAAGGTGATTATGAGGACGAGAAACCATCAAGTATCGAGTGGATCTCGGCCGACCTCCCCAGAGACTACAACCCAAAACCAGACCCGACGAAGATGTGGTGGTGGGACGAGCACATCGTTCCTGTCCTAGATAACGCCAAACACGCACGCAACAAGGCAGCAGTCGCCGTCAGCTGGGATGCTGGTACGCGATCCGAGGAGTTCCGTGAACTAACTGTCGGTGACGTTAGTGATCACAAGTACGGGATGGAAATCACCGTCGATGGAAAGCGGGGTCGCCGCTCGATTGTACTAATCACATCAGTCCCATACCTCAAACGCTGGTTAGAGGTTCACCCTCGGGGTAACGAGCCCGATGCACCGCTTTGGTCGGACTTAGACACCGGGCGGGACGTGAGCTACAACATGAAGTTGAAAATGCTCCGAGCACCCGTCAAACGAGCAGTCGATAATGGCGATCTCAGAAAGCCGTCGAAGATAGAATTCACGCGGATGCGGAAATCTTCCGCAAGTTACCTCGCACGAAAGAACGTGTCACAGAATCATATAGAAAAGCACCATGGGTGGGTCGAAAATAGCGACGAGGCCCGCCGATACATCAACGTGTTCCGAGAGGATACTGCACGAGAAGTTGCCCGAACCCACGGAGCAGACGTTTCTGAGGATGAGATTGAGGACATCGGGCCGGTGGAGTGTCCGCGCTGA
- a CDS encoding AzlD domain-containing protein, with amino-acid sequence MTEWSHIRIWAAIAGIGICTYVIRLSFVYLFGRIDSVPPRVEQTLRYVPAAVLAALVVPAVVTVQPTLGETVLDARLVAGSIATTVAWRTENVFYTIVVGMATLWVIRFGPSLIG; translated from the coding sequence ATGACCGAGTGGTCTCACATACGTATCTGGGCCGCGATAGCGGGTATTGGTATCTGTACGTACGTGATCCGGCTCTCATTCGTTTATTTGTTCGGGCGAATCGACTCGGTGCCGCCGCGCGTTGAACAAACACTGCGATACGTCCCTGCGGCCGTCCTCGCTGCCCTCGTCGTCCCTGCGGTCGTGACGGTCCAGCCGACGCTGGGAGAAACGGTGCTCGACGCACGCCTCGTCGCAGGGTCGATCGCCACGACGGTTGCGTGGCGCACCGAGAACGTTTTTTATACGATCGTCGTCGGCATGGCCACGTTGTGGGTGATACGGTTTGGGCCATCGCTGATCGGGTGA
- a CDS encoding AzlC family ABC transporter permease, producing MILRERLHPDLFAGIRAAMPLVIGIVPFALITGITAISEGLTIAETVGMSAIVFAGASQLAAIDLIGSNASFIIVVGTAVVINIRMVMYSASIAPYLQPFSLRIRGLAAYLLTDQAYAMSVAEYETNDERHRLWYYVGIAATLWIVWQIGTFVGAVLGASVPDALELNFALPLVFIAVLVPAMKDAGTTAAGVVAGVTALSIATLGVPFNLDLPIAAVIGILSGVVVDAWRTA from the coding sequence ATGATACTTCGTGAACGGCTTCATCCCGATTTATTTGCCGGTATCCGTGCAGCCATGCCGCTCGTCATCGGAATCGTTCCCTTTGCACTTATTACCGGAATCACTGCCATCAGTGAGGGTTTGACGATCGCTGAAACGGTCGGGATGTCCGCAATCGTCTTTGCGGGAGCCTCACAGTTAGCCGCCATCGACCTCATCGGTTCGAACGCGTCGTTTATTATCGTCGTTGGGACAGCGGTCGTGATCAATATCCGGATGGTGATGTATTCGGCGTCGATCGCACCGTATCTTCAACCGTTCTCCCTTCGTATTCGCGGGCTGGCCGCCTACTTGCTGACCGATCAGGCATACGCGATGTCCGTGGCCGAATACGAAACGAACGACGAACGGCATCGACTCTGGTACTACGTTGGGATAGCTGCGACGCTGTGGATCGTCTGGCAAATCGGAACGTTCGTCGGAGCCGTTCTTGGAGCAAGTGTCCCAGATGCACTCGAGTTAAACTTCGCGCTGCCACTGGTGTTCATCGCGGTACTGGTGCCGGCAATGAAAGACGCAGGAACAACAGCGGCGGGCGTGGTTGCCGGGGTCACTGCCCTCAGTATTGCGACACTCGGCGTTCCGTTCAATCTCGATTTGCCCATCGCTGCCGTGATCGGAATCCTTTCCGGAGTCGTCGTCGACGCGTGGAGGACAGCATGA